Part of the Colius striatus isolate bColStr4 chromosome 4, bColStr4.1.hap1, whole genome shotgun sequence genome, TTGCACTGAAATAACAAATTGCAGCATATCAGTCTTGCTGTTCTAAACCAAAGAAACTCGCCTGAAAGGGACTTAAAAGACAAGACTGTTGCAAGTCAAAGATTATGTTCActctgcatgaaaaaaaattgtcagcACTTGCCAAAAATGCTTTGGATTACATACATGGATTATGTACATGGATAACAGTACGTAGGCACATCACTGAGGGCAACTCTTGTGTGTTCTAGAAGCTAAAAAGAGAAAGGCAGCCAGGTCCTCTTGTGCCCACGCTCCTTAATGCTGCTGCTAAGTTGAGTGCACTGCTTAGCACCTCAGaagacataaaaaaaccctctcaagTCAGTAAGTAGAAACAGGTGACCTAGCTCtatgttttagttgtttttttggtttggtttttttcccccatcaaaTATAAAAAATGATTTAGTATAAGCAATTGACATGGAGAACACCTTTATGCTGGAACCAGCCTCTTCTCTTGGGAAACTAAGTCTAGGAAAACTGCTCAATGCAAACAGAAACTGTATTCctgcacagatttttttcctaacttaTTTAACACTTAAACACAGAATTTAATAAACTACTTTCCCCAAAGCAGTTATTTCTCCCACTAACACATCCTAGCACCAAGAAATACCTTATTTATCATTATCTTAAAGCTGGTGACTTCTCACATCAGGAGACAGGCTCCTGCTCCCCTTGAGGACTTCTAGGTCCTACACCATCATAGCTGATGAGGAGCTGGGGGCACCATGAGCTGGAGCATCTGGTGGCTGAGGCCAAAGCACTTCAGACCATTAggagatggcagcagcaggccaCCCCCTGGGGCAGGGATGGTGCCTTCCCACCTATTGATACATTTTATCACCCAGGCAGCTTTGCAGCTTGCCAGGAGCTCACGCTCAGGACCCATAGGAGAGGTCATTCAGGCTCAGTCTATGActtctgctgctctcccacGTAGGGCTGCAGGGGTGACCTAAAAAATACCAGCAATGACTACAGAAACCTGTGGATAGTGGTCAAAGGCATGGGGGTTCAAGTAATGTTCTCCTCTGCCTTCCTGGTGTGAGACTTAATGGATTTTTGAGGTTAACAGCTGCTGCACACTTGGTGTTGACAGTGGGATTTCAGTTTCTACATCCATGAGACCCATTCTGAACACGCTTGCAAAAGATGGTGTCCCTCTAAACAGGGCAAAAGCACCTTTGTCAACAGGCTTTAACTACAAGTATTTTCTTTATGTGAAATGCCAAAAACCTTTTGATGGTCTTCTGTAATATATTAGCATGAACCATTGATAGGATCTGATTTCCATGACAAAGCCAGCAATGTAAGAAGTTGTGAATCAGCAACACAAAGACAAGGTGGAGGTAAGTCACTAGCAGTTCACTCCAGGGGACAGCACTGTGGCTGAcgctgtttaacatcttcattggTGACCCAGATGCTAGAGGAGAGAgcaccctcagcaagtctgCAGTGAATCCAAAACAAAGATGAGAAGCGGAAAGGCTACATGGTTGTGGTGCCATTCAGAGGGGCCCTGAGCAACTGGAGGATGGGGCTGACAGGAAGCTTAAATTCAACTCTGTGAAATGacaagtcctgcatctgggaaggtaTAATGCCAGGCAGCAATACCCACCAAGGACCAACAACATAGCCCTGTagcaaaaaaaggcaaacagcaTCCTGAGCTGTATTAGGAAGAGCACTGCCAAGAGGTAAAGGGAGATgatccctcctccctgctcagcacTGGGGAGGTTGCACCTGTGGAGGTCTGTCCACTTCTGAGCTCCCTAGTAAATGAAAGGGATGGACTCAAGGGAGCAAGACCAGTACAGGACCACAAAGACAAGGgacctttcatatgaggagaggctgagagaactgggactgttcagcctggtaAAAAGAAAGCCCAGGGGGATGTCAGAAATGCCAATAAATATCTGATTGAAAGGAATGAAGATGAGGGAGCCAGGCTCTCCTTTACACTGCTCAATGCCAGGACAAGAGCCAGTGGGTGCAAACTGAAACACATGAGATTCCAAATGAAGACAAGAAAATGCTCTTTCCGTTGATGGTAGTCTAACACTGACACAGGTTGCCCaaagagattgtggagtctccatcttaGAGACAtccaaaacccaactggacagTGCCCTGGACAACTGGCTCTAGCTgcccctgcttcagcaggaagGTTGGACAAAGTGACCTCCAGAGATTCCTTCCCACCTcgaccattctgtaattctaacAGCATATTGCAGAGCTGATCATTAAAGTCAGGAAGTAATATCAAAAGTTCACTCCCTTTAAGAAGGTATTAGAACATATGTCTTATCATTTTGTCTGTATAGTGGCACCTAGCATTTGATATTCTCGATCTGTCAGATGCCATACTAGTGAGTGATACAAAATTAAATGCTTATACAACATGCTACATGTCAAATAGAACAAAACCACACTGGCATGTTAAAACTATATAAATTTGGCAGCTAAAGCTAAATAGCCATGTGCCCTTATAGTATCTTTTTAAGAACCAATCCTGCTGAAAgagcaagaataaaaaaaagttactgaaaaATTAGTACAAATtttgaactttttaaaaaaaatctgaccaATAAAAATACATTAGATTATTATAATAATGAGATTAGGATTAGCATACAGCAATTATTACTACTACCCCATTTGTGAAAAAATATAGTAATAATAACAGTGCATTTCATAGCTATACAGCAGCAAGTTTTGATTTAAATCACGGGGGCTAGTATTATGCTCTCTTGTaggaaaattaagaaaactGAAAGTCACACCACACATGCTTGCAACAAACCAGAAAACTGGAATTTAGTCCATGGCTTTAGCCAAGATGGAGCACTATCTACACGAGTAGCAAAAGACTGAAAGCTTCTCCTTAAATCAACAAAAAGCTTTAATGTAATGTTAGCAACAGCTGGGCcaataaacacaaaaaagagTCCCCAATGTTTCCCTTTTAAGGAACAAAGCACATAAGCTGTAGAAAAATTATCCTCCATGGATGGTAATTTTTCCACAAATTGTATTTTGAATTCAAGCTACTTACACCACTCCTCAAAAGGATGCCgggagggaaagaggaagcAGTGTGCTTACCTCTGCTGAGCACTTCGCTCAGGCTGTCACACATTCCCTGCTCGCACTTGGGAAGGACGTGTTCCGTTGTCTCAAAGATAGTGCTCTTCAGATTTTCAAGCACGCGTAGCTCTCGGAGGCCACGTTTTTCCTGCCAGAAgaattgaaagaaaatgagtgGCTAAAAGGAATTCCACTTTCCAAAATAAGATGGTTTCCCAGTTAATAAACCAATAGCTTTATCTCTAAGACTATATCGTTGTCTATTAAAATTTTACTCTACTTACTTAGCACAGCTGATAAAATCAGTTTTGTGAAAAGATGACAGAAATGCTCCACTCTTCACACAAACAAAGGAGTATTCTGAATGACACTTCAGGCCTCTCTGAGAAAAGTGTTTACTAAAGAAAACATTGTGTGGAAAAAGGTGTTGTTCTGCATTGATTATTTACAGCATATCCAAAATGGCAAAGAGAAACAGCTTGAAAGCACTGCATTTTTACAATTTTACCAGAAATTAAACTTCAAGAGAATATCTAAGACTGTATCAACTTTGTCtaagaaacagaacaagacTTTGGTTGCAATGAAAGAAATGTATGAATTATAATGACACGAGTTCAAATTTTGTAACTGAgtttaaaatttttcttcccATGAAAAGCCACATAAAACTATTTACTCTATCCTGTAACTTATGTggagaaggcaaagaaaagaaatctcttcCTTACGATTCTCAGGCCCATATGATACACATCTGATGAGACTTTAGTTCACATATGTATCTTCCTAAACCAGTCTAGAGATAAATTAGACCTGCTTGAAATACTAGCTATGACTTGGGGTGGGAGGAAAGAAATGTtaatgccattaaaaaaaaccaaacagctttGCATACTGGAAGTGTGAGGTATAACTGTATTTTCAAGAGtaattttaagattttaaatCCCATATTCTGTAAGAATAGAAATCTACTTGGAAATAGCCTTTTGGTGACACAAGAGTCTACTTTTCCAGACTTCTGCTGCCATCTTGTGGAAACCATACTAGACCTGTCAAGCAGCCAATCAGATGACATTAATTCCATCTTTAATGATTTTCTTACTTTGCATAAAGTGTAGCTATTACTTTCtttcatggaagaaaaaacTACAGCAAGATTCAATTACAACTGTGCTAGGTGAATCTAGCTGAGGCACAAAGCAGTTTCTTAATCAGATGTAAACCTATACCAGCCAACTTCACTGAACCAGCTGTAAGATATTAGGACATCATTCTCCTACATTACTTTTGCAGGAGAAATATTTACATCCCTTTCAAAACTTTTTGAGTAAGAAGACCTAAATTACTGCATTGTTTACTAAAGATGCAGGTGTGTTACTTTAGGCAGGAAACACACGTCAAGTCTTTCTCAAGAAAACTACACAGGTTATAATCCCTAAAAAGATGCTAAAACTATTTAAAGTCTCAGACTCTGAAGATTACAGCATTCAATAAGACACAAATACTTACTTCAAATTCTTTAACAAAGTAACGTATTTCTCCCTGAATTGCTGGTCTGTGATCCAGTAGTCTTGAATAGATTTCCCCAACATCTAGAAGATTAAAGAAAgtcagatttttaatttttcctcacATTCCATAGACTACACAACACAAGGCAGCACATCATACTTCTCTGCAAGAAGGACCACTGCTCATCAAATATATACAAAATTAAAAGAGCACAAGAACAATGTTTGTTGGCCATCCTATCTGCTCCCAAAGAGACatcttatcactctctacaactacctgaaaggacgCTGTggcgaggtgggggtcagtgTTGTGGATTCCAACAACTTCAAACTGATAAAGGGACTGACATCtatcttctctccttctccagaaTTTTGAGCTGCCTTGTggctctccctccctgctgtATCCATGAGTGCTTGTTCAACAGCCTGAATCCCATCccacttgaaaaaaacccaaagtgcaGAATGATTATTTCAGATCTGGGGAATGGCATGATTGTAGCAAATAAAGCACAGGCTAAAATATGCCCAAGTTCAAACACATCTGTGTACAGATCCCCTAGACCAAAACATGAGTGCTCTTAATGTGTAAAGTTTTCTTCTTGCCAGGCTTAACTTGTCTTAAAACAGCTGAAGCAGGCATATCTAGGATGTAGATGTCAATCATCTTGAAACATCTAGGATGCATATGTCAGCTATCTACAGATGTAGATGTAAATGCAGACTAAGACACAAACTAAGATATCTTAACTTTGTGGTTAAGGACTAGTAactgtgaaaaagaagaaacatgttATATATAAATAAACTGATGATGGACTGAAGGAACATTGACACGACGAACACCAGAGGGTCCTGAAGACCTTCAAATCCCCTCTTCATGATTAAGAGCGTATGCCCAAAGGAGATAGACTCTATGAAAATCAGTTCTGAGAAAATAATGAACAAATTCTGAGAAAATTATGTATATGTAAGTAACAGGGTGATTTAAACGTTGCCTGATGCAACATAACGGCATCCACGGGAGAAGGAACTACCCTCTGTGCCTCCGGCGCCGCAATAAAGAATGCCTGCCCTCTAAAACTCCAAAATAGAGTCTTTGTAAGTTTTCCTAGGCCGGCTTTTACGATATCACTTGGGTGAACAAGACAGAAGAGCTtcccaggaaagcagatgcCCGTGGCAGACTCAGCTTCCCCAAAGAACGCCACACAGCTGCCCGAGTTTCGAACGCCGAGAAATGAAAGCCGGTGCGGCCTCCCAGGGGCCAGCTGCAACCCTCCAGGCTCTCCACGGCACCGCGGCGGGCAGGGCAGATGCCAGAGGGCTTGCTCGGGCCCTCTTCGGTGCTGACCCTCCACCCGGCCGCGGGGCTGCGCTCAATTCCGCCCTGGGCCGCAGCCCTTCACGGGCCCAGCCGCCTGTGCACCGCCCCCTGCCCCCCCGCGCTGCGCACGGCGGGCTCGGACATCACAGCGCCCAGGCGCCCGCTCCTCACCCTTTATGATGGGTTGAATCGGGGAGCCGGCGGCCAGCGCTTCCCGCTTCCTGTCGTTGGGCAGGGGGGCGGCCGCTCGGCCCTGGCTGTTGGGGGACGCGAGACCACCCTCGCTCATGGCGCTCAGCGCCCGCGACCCGGCAGAGCCCTTCCCCGCCTGCCCGCTTCGCttccgccccgccccgccccgctccgccacTCCGTCTGAGCTCATCGCCGTGCGCCGGCGCCTGGACGGCCGTAGCACCGAAGAGGCGTGCTTGGCGCCCCGTTCCTGTTCTGGGCCCAGCCCGGCACACCCCCACCtgctctgggctcagctctgggcatttctgaaagcaaacCAACGAACCCACCACCTCACCCACATCAGTGCtcgtttgtttgttttagggGAATAGATGTGTATTCagatattcatagaatcatagaatggtaggggttggaagggaccttcagagtccaacctccctgcagaagcaggttcacctagatcaggtcgcataggaacatgtccaggcgggtcttgaagacttccaaggaaggagactccacaacccctctgggcagcctgtgccagggctccgtcaccctcacagtgaaatagttttttcttatgtttaagtggcacttgctgtgttccagcatcatcccattaccccttgtcctgttgctagctactgtagaaaaaagggatgtcccaaccttctgacacccaccctttagatatttgtaaatgttaataagatctctctaTCTATATTCAGATAAATCAGTTTGCTTCGGGGGGGTAGCAAGTTGGACATGTGGGCTACAAAAATTAAGAGCATCAGGCTATTTTCagctacacaaaaaaaaagcaaaaattacgTGATATGCctgtacatttattttaaaatcttgtcaGAGTGTTAGGATATTCCCAATATACTTCCTTCCTCATAGGCTGTAACTTTCTTCTGGGACTGTTTCCATGCTACATAAACTCAGTAACTTTTAGAACAGCATTCTATTTAGGTGATTACTGTTTGGgtgttgttttggttcttttttttaagagatcttATTAATTTGCAATACATATCACGCTGCTCAGTGTCTTTCTACGGTCCATGAAGAATGAACTAGAGCACATATTTTGTTACGGCTGCTGCAACCGTCAGTGTCCTGACCTGGCATACTTGAAAGGAGCCAGTTTATCTGGCACAATTACTGTTTTATTTGTAGAAAACAGTAGTAGTATGTATTTCTTTGTTAGAAATTAGTTGTGCTCTTCATAGCTTTTACTAACACCAGCAGTTGCCTGgcaggggggaggggaggaatcCTTTTTTTATTGTGTGAAGCTATCACATCAGACACAAAAAATGATCCTATTATTAAATTGTATCACATCATTACATCTCAGAAAGTGCTCACTGAAATCACTATTTTTTTGACAATACATATAATCTTCTAAACTCAGCCTTAAAAATGAGTGGATTGTTTTTGTTGAAACAATCTCCTCCAAAATCAGTCCAGATAGGGTTAGAATCTGTTCAAATGAATCTTATATTGGGAAGTGTTCGTTACTTCAACTAACATTAAAATCAGCataaatatataatttaaaatagtttttcactCCTTCACTGTTACATAGTCTGCAAATATTAATCAGGCAATCAGCAGAGGTAAGAACTGGTATTTAGAAATACCATTCCCTTCCGAGTATCTTTCTTCCTCAAAGGTAACCACCTCTTGCAACCTATAATTagtatttctatttttccaCTTGGATCCAAAGTACATAAGCACTTGACAATCACCAGTAAATTACACTACTGCTCATAATAATATCTGTAGGAGATTCCAGCTGGCTTGATGATCACTGATAATTAGGGGTAGAATTGTTCTAATGTTAATTCTCTCCCTTTCCAGTCTAGCTGCCATCCTTTCccagtctctctctctcagagACAATTCATTTCTTCCCTTAAGCCCTATATTCCAGCTATCTTTTTATTTGCCATGGAGGAAAGCCTGTAGTTAAGGGGGTTTATAACTACTGCATTTCTAGGAAAGGGTTCTTCTGTCATGAGTAATGTCAGGTTCAGAATTATGGGACCGCAACAAGGGCAAATCCTGTGACAGATAAGTGCATTGGTTTCTAGGTCTACTGTCCTGAAACCATTCCTCTTTCTTTGAATActgttcatttgtttgtttgttttttttaaagaataggCAATCTTTACTGCATttatgccattttttttccccctcctgcgTACTCTCACCGCCCCATCAAGCTTAGTCTCaagacatattttaaaaaattaaggaaGACTTAAAGAGATGATGGCTATAAAAAGACAGTACTTGTGGAGTCCCTAACCTGTCAGTTTGTAGGAAGTAGTCATCAAGTCACAAAAATATGGAAACAGCTATGGCTTGGAGCATGAAAATCAACATATGTAGTCATCATATATTTTTTTGCAAGATAGGCTAAACCACCTCTGTCACTTTTGCCGTGCAATGGAACCCGCTTTCTCTTTTAGGGATCACCCTGCCACTTCCCATTAGCGTTAGCAGCACTCCGCATTGCAAAATCTTCAGATGAACGTGCCGAGTCCTGTCATTTCCCCCACAGGCTGTCTAGCGATGATAATCCACTAAAGGATTGTTGCATCCAAGTGGCGGGGTCCTAGTCAAATGCCGGCAACAGGCAGGGAAACCCAAACCTGTTGAGGCAGACATCTGCTGAGATGGGAGGAATTGGGAGTGACGGCCCTTAAGAGGGTGAGGCGGGGGACAGATTTTGTGCCAGTAGAATAAGTCCATGGGCTGCACCCGTGATGGGAGGCCGAGCCCATGATGGTGATGGCTGGAAGTTTGCGGGCCGCAGTGCCAATGCTGGCCAAAGCAGGCCCGGGGCTGTGCAGTTTGGAGGAGTGTCTT contains:
- the BLOC1S5 gene encoding biogenesis of lysosome-related organelles complex 1 subunit 5, giving the protein MSEGGLASPNSQGRAAAPLPNDRKREALAAGSPIQPIIKDVGEIYSRLLDHRPAIQGEIRYFVKEFEEKRGLRELRVLENLKSTIFETTEHVLPKCEQGMCDSLSEVLSRVQAANDMIHRLQEREHEERKVQMAKLMAREEKHRAHWEEFMKEQENRRAEVDEEHRKAMERLKEQYSEMERELAKSISF